GGGAAGGTGGAAGAACTGTTGGTGCTGGCGTGGTCACAAAAATTATTGAGTGAGGAAGGGCTATGGAGCAGGAACTGATACGCATAAAGCTTAGGTCTTACGACCATAGGCTTCTTGACCAATATGTAAAGCAGATAATAGATACAGTCAAAAGGACTGGGGGTGTGGTTAAGGGTCCCATACCCCTTCCTGTAAGAAAGAGAAGGTGGGTGGTTCTTAGGTCTCCCCACAAGTTTGACCAGTCAAGGGAGCACTTTGAACTCAGAGAACACAGAAGAATATTGGATATTACCAGGGCGACCTCTCAAACCATAGAGTCCCTTAGGGACCTGACCCTTCCAGCAGGTGTTGATGTGGAAATAATAATAGGGAGATAGCCATGGCTATAGGGCTTATTGGTAAAAAGATAGGAATGACAAGGGTCTTTCTCAAAGATGGCACATCTGTGCCCGCGACTGCTATAGAGATAAAGCCCAATTACATAACCTACATAAGGACCCTTGAAAAGGATGGATATACCGCAATACAAGTGGGTGCCTTTGAAGATAAGGAGAAACATCTAACAAAGCCAGAACTTGGACATCTCAAAAAGGTGGGTAAAATTCTTAGGGTGCTAAAGGAGTTTAGGGTAGACTCAGTGGAAGGTTATCAGATAGGTCAAGAGCTAAGGGTTGAAGAGGTCTTTCAGCCAGGAGAACTTGTGGATGTGGTGGGCAAAAGCAAAGGAAGAGGTTTTGCTGGTGCAATGAAAAGGTGGGACTTTGGCGGTTTTCCCAAGTCTCACGGACATAGATATCACAGGGCGGTAGGTTCAATAGGAAACAGGACAGACCCAGGTAGAGTTTGGAAAGGTAAAAGAATGGCTGGACATTGGGGTAATGAGCCCATAAGGGTTCAATCCCTGTTGGTGCTTGACGTGGTTCCGGAGCATAATATACTCTTGGTTAAAGGTTCCATCCCTGGACCTAACGGTGGCATAGTCTTTGTGGAGAAAAGTAGGATAGCAAATAGAAAGTCTCAAAGACTAAAGTTAAACAGAATTAAGAGTATGGTGGAAGCCTTGGTTAAAGGAGAGGTCTCATGAAGGTACTGGAAGTTGAGCTAAAACCTGAGGTCTTTAATGTGGAAGTAAAAAGGCATGTTCTATGGGAAGTGGTAAAGTGGCAACTTGCCAGCAGAAGACAGGGAACCCATAGCACTAAGACCAGAGGTGAAGTAGCCTACAGTGGAAGAAAACTTCTACCTCAGAAGGGTACGGGAAATGCAAGGCATGGAGACAGGGGTGCTAATATATTCGTAGGTGGTGGCGTAGCTCATGGTCCAAAACCAAGAGACTATTACTATCCCCTCCCCAAAAAGGTAAGAAGGCTGGGACTTAAAATGGCTTTGAGCTTAAAGGCTAAAGAGAACAACCTGCTTATTGTAGATAGCTTGGATTTAGGTGATGTGCCAAAAACCAAAAAGGCTATAGAAGTGCTTAAGAACCTTGGCATATATCCTCAAAAGGTGCTTGTGGTATTGCCTCAAAAGGAGGAGGTTATATACAAATCCTTTAGAAACCTGCCTTATGTAAGGGTTCTTCCCGTTGAAGGTCTAAATGTTTACGATATCCTCTGGGCGGACAAACTCCTTATAACCGCTCAAGCCTTAGATAAGATATATGAGAGGTTGGCATCATGAGAAGACCAGAGGAAGTGATAATAAGACCCATAATAACTGAAAAGAGCAACAGGCTAATGGAGGACTACAAAAAGTATACCTTTGAAGTGGCAATGGATGCGACAAAGCACGAAATAAAGCATGCGGTAGAAAAGCTCTTCGGTGTAAAGGTGCTAAAGGTGAACACTCTCATAGTAAAGCCAAGAAAAAAGAGAGTAATAGGTAAGTTTAGGAGGTATGGCTATACAAGGGCATACAAAAAGGCCATAGTAACCATACCTCCTGACATGGAAATAGACTTGACAGGAGTGTAGAAATGGGTGTAAGGAAGTTAAAGCCGGTTACCAATGGTCAAAGGCATGCGGTCTTGTATGACTTTGCGGAGATTACAAAGTCAGAACCAGAAAAGTCCCTTTTAGTGCATTGGCACAGGGCAAAAGGTAGGTCTCGACAGCAGGGTAAGATAACTTCAAGAGGTAGGGGTGGTGGACACAAGAGGAGATACAGGCTTATAGACTTCAAGAGGGATAAAAGTCTTGTGCCTGCTAAGGTGGTTGCCATAGAATACGACCCAAACAGGTCCGCTCGCATAGCCCTACTTCACTATATGGACGGAGAGAAAAGATACATTCTTTGGCCAGAAGGTCTAAAGGTAGGAGATACGGTGGTGTCCATATCATACGAGGATGCCGAACAAGGCAAGGAGCTTCCCGAGATAAAGGTGGGTAATGCTTTACCTCTAAAGTATATACCTGTGGGAACTATAGTCCACAACGTGGAGCTTCACCCTGGCAAGGGTGGACAGATAGCAAGGGCTGCGGGTATGTCTGCGCAGATATTGGGTAAGGTGGGAGAGTATGTGCAACTTAGATTGCCTTCTGGTGAAATAAGGCTTGTGCATGAAAGGTGTATGGCAACCATAGGTGCTGTTGGTCTTGCGGAGCATGAGCTTGTAAAGTATGGAAAGGCAGGTAGATACAGATGGCTTGGTTGGAGACCAAAAGTGAGAGGAACTGCCATGAACCCTGTTGACCACCCTCACGGTGGTGGTGAAGGAAAGACAAAGGGTAAGCATCCAGAGTCTCCATGGGGATGGAAGACAAAGGGATACAAGACAAGAAGAGGTAAAAAGTATTCAGATAAGTTCATACTGGTCACGAGAAAGGGTAAGCCTCTTAGAGGAGGTGTGCAATAATGGGCTTTAAAGGTGCGTGGAACAAAAGAAACAAGCTCATAGAGGACCTTGAGAGCTTTTTAAAGCTATACAAAAAAACTCAGAGGATATACAAGAGAGTTAGGGCGGTTCAACATGACCCAGTGCTTTACCAAAAGGCACTGGAAAAATATCAACAGATCTGGGACGAATATAGAAAGTTGGTGAATAAAAAGGCGTGGGTAGACCCCAAGCTCTGGTTTAGGATAAGGAAAATGAACGAAACGGGTGAAAGAAAGGTTATAAAGACCTACAGCAGGGATACCACTATAATTCCAGAGTTTGTGGGGCATACCATAGCGGTGCACAACGGAAAGACCTTTGTGCCAGTCTATATAACCTCGGATATGGTAGGTCATAAGCTGGGTGAGTTTGCTCCCACAAGGACCTTTAAGGGTCATCCAGATAAATCCGCAAAGGCTACAAAGAAGAAGTGAGGTGAAAAGATGGAGGCAAGGGCAGTTTTAAGGTATGCAAGGGTTTCGCCCACAAAGGCACGGCAGGTGCTTAGGGTTATTCAAGGAATGAAAGCAGGTGATGCCCTCTATCAGCTTAGATTTATACCCAAAAAGTCTGCGCGCATAATAGAGGGCGTCCTAAGGAGTGCTCTTGCTAACGCAGAACAAAAGGGTATGGACTTGGACAAGCTATACATTCAAAAGGCTGTAGCGGACCAAGGACCTATGTATAAAAAGTGGATTCCAAGAGCTCACGGAAGAGCAACTATGCTAAGAAAAAGAACATCACACATAACCATCGTGCTTGTAGAAAAGGAGGAAGACTGATGGGTCAGAAAACTCATCCTATAGGTTTTAGGTTAGGAGTTATAAGAGACTGGACTTCTAAATGGTTTGCGGGGAAAAGGGACTACACACAGCTCCTACATGAAGACCTAAGGATAAAAGACTACATAAAAAAGAGGTATTCAGCCGCTGGCATTTCAAAGGTGGTGGTAGAAAGAGTGGTGGACAAGGTAAAGGTAAGGGTGTTTGCAGCAAGACCGGGTATCATTATAGGTAGAAAGGGTGCGGAAGTGGAACAGTTAAAGAAGGATATAGAATACATAACCCGTGGCAAGTCTGTGGTTATAACCGTAGATGAAGTGAGGGTTCCCGAGTTGGATGCACAGCTTGTGGCGGAAGAGATAGCACTTCAGATAGAAAGAAGGGTTTCTCATAGAAGAGCTATGAAAAGAGCAATAGACAATGCCTTCAAGGCGGGTGCAAAGGGCGTAAAGGTGCAGGTGAAGGGTAGGATAGGTGGTGCGGAGCTGGCAAGGGCGGAGTGGTTTCTTGTGGGAAGGATGCCCTTGCAAACCTTGAGGGCGGATATAGACTATGGCTTTGCGGTAGCCAAAACCAAATACGGAGTGCTTGGCGTAAAGGTTTGGATATACAAGGGAGACGTGCTAAAGGGTGGAAAAGAAGAAATAATTAAAAAGATAGAGGAAGACCTCAAGAAAGCGGAAAAGGAGGTGTAAAAGATGTCTTTCTTGGCACCTAAGAAGACTAAGTTTAGAAAATCCCAAAGAGGAACACTAAAGGGAAAGGCTTTTAGAGGCAATAAGGTTTCCTTTGGTGAATACGGTATACAAGCACTTGAGGCTTGTTGGCTTACCCAGAGACAAATAGAGGCAGGAAGGGTAGCCCTCGTAAGAGCTCTAAGGAAAGGTGCAAAGGTATGGGTCCAGGTTTTTCCTGACAAGCCTTATACAAGAAAGCCTAACGAAGTTCGTATGGGTGGTGGAAAGGGTGACCCAGAAGGTTTTGTGGCGGTTGTGAGACCTGGGAAAATACTGTACGAGTTTTCTGGAGTTTCTGAAGAGGTGGCACAGGAGGCTCACAAGTTGGTGGATGCCAAGCTACCTATAAAGACAAGGCTTGTGAAGGCTGGAGGTACATGGTGATGAAAGCCAAGGAGCTTAGAAAACTAAGCCTTCAAGACCTTATAAAAAAGGAGCAAGAGTTAAGAAGAGAACTTTTGAGGTTAAGGTTTAAAAAGAAAATAGAAGGTCTTCCAAACCCAATGGAGATAAGAAAAGTGAAAAAAGACCTTGCAAGGGTTCTAACCCTCATAAGGGAAAAACAATTAAGAGGTGAGGCATGATGGAGAAGCAGTGGCATCAGAAAAGGAAAGAGTTTGTAGGTGTTGTGGTAAGCGATAAGATGGATAAAACAGTTGTTGTAAAAGTAGATAGAAAAGTAGCCCACCCTATATACAAAAAGCACATAATAAAGAGTAAGAAGTATCATGCCCATGACCCAAATAATGAATGCAGGGTGGGAGACCTTGTGGTCATAAGGGAGACAAGACCTCTTTCTAAGACAAAGAGATGGGTAGTGGTTAAGATACTGCAGAGAGCCAAATCTCCGGAGGAAGTTTTGGAGAACAAGTAAAATAGTTTTATGCTTTCTTTTCTACTCCTCTTTCTTTGTCTATCCCTTTCCTTTTCCTTAGAGGTCTTTTCTGATAGGTTGGAGAGATTGCCAGATGGGAGTTTCAAAGCTACAGGTAGCGTAGAGGCTTACTATAGAGAATACTACATTAAAGCGGAGATTATGACCTATGACCCCCAAAGCAGAACAGTTTATGTAAAAGACAAGGTATACATAAAGTCTGTGGATGGAAGGTTTGAGGTTAGAGGAAGTGAGGCACTCCTTGACCTTGAAAGAGATGTGGGCTACTTCCTTGACGCAGAAGGTAGGTTTGAGAGGTTCAACTTTAGTGCAAAAAGGGTTGATAAAGAAGGTGAATTATACTTTA
The Aquificaceae bacterium DNA segment above includes these coding regions:
- the rpsJ gene encoding 30S ribosomal protein S10, which codes for MEQELIRIKLRSYDHRLLDQYVKQIIDTVKRTGGVVKGPIPLPVRKRRWVVLRSPHKFDQSREHFELREHRRILDITRATSQTIESLRDLTLPAGVDVEIIIGR
- the rplC gene encoding 50S ribosomal protein L3; the protein is MAIGLIGKKIGMTRVFLKDGTSVPATAIEIKPNYITYIRTLEKDGYTAIQVGAFEDKEKHLTKPELGHLKKVGKILRVLKEFRVDSVEGYQIGQELRVEEVFQPGELVDVVGKSKGRGFAGAMKRWDFGGFPKSHGHRYHRAVGSIGNRTDPGRVWKGKRMAGHWGNEPIRVQSLLVLDVVPEHNILLVKGSIPGPNGGIVFVEKSRIANRKSQRLKLNRIKSMVEALVKGEVS
- the rplD gene encoding 50S ribosomal protein L4 → MKVLEVELKPEVFNVEVKRHVLWEVVKWQLASRRQGTHSTKTRGEVAYSGRKLLPQKGTGNARHGDRGANIFVGGGVAHGPKPRDYYYPLPKKVRRLGLKMALSLKAKENNLLIVDSLDLGDVPKTKKAIEVLKNLGIYPQKVLVVLPQKEEVIYKSFRNLPYVRVLPVEGLNVYDILWADKLLITAQALDKIYERLAS
- the rplW gene encoding 50S ribosomal protein L23, translated to MRRPEEVIIRPIITEKSNRLMEDYKKYTFEVAMDATKHEIKHAVEKLFGVKVLKVNTLIVKPRKKRVIGKFRRYGYTRAYKKAIVTIPPDMEIDLTGV
- the rplB gene encoding 50S ribosomal protein L2; its protein translation is MGVRKLKPVTNGQRHAVLYDFAEITKSEPEKSLLVHWHRAKGRSRQQGKITSRGRGGGHKRRYRLIDFKRDKSLVPAKVVAIEYDPNRSARIALLHYMDGEKRYILWPEGLKVGDTVVSISYEDAEQGKELPEIKVGNALPLKYIPVGTIVHNVELHPGKGGQIARAAGMSAQILGKVGEYVQLRLPSGEIRLVHERCMATIGAVGLAEHELVKYGKAGRYRWLGWRPKVRGTAMNPVDHPHGGGEGKTKGKHPESPWGWKTKGYKTRRGKKYSDKFILVTRKGKPLRGGVQ
- the rpsS gene encoding 30S ribosomal protein S19 → MVNKKAWVDPKLWFRIRKMNETGERKVIKTYSRDTTIIPEFVGHTIAVHNGKTFVPVYITSDMVGHKLGEFAPTRTFKGHPDKSAKATKKK
- the rplV gene encoding 50S ribosomal protein L22, whose protein sequence is MEARAVLRYARVSPTKARQVLRVIQGMKAGDALYQLRFIPKKSARIIEGVLRSALANAEQKGMDLDKLYIQKAVADQGPMYKKWIPRAHGRATMLRKRTSHITIVLVEKEED
- the rpsC gene encoding 30S ribosomal protein S3, translated to MGQKTHPIGFRLGVIRDWTSKWFAGKRDYTQLLHEDLRIKDYIKKRYSAAGISKVVVERVVDKVKVRVFAARPGIIIGRKGAEVEQLKKDIEYITRGKSVVITVDEVRVPELDAQLVAEEIALQIERRVSHRRAMKRAIDNAFKAGAKGVKVQVKGRIGGAELARAEWFLVGRMPLQTLRADIDYGFAVAKTKYGVLGVKVWIYKGDVLKGGKEEIIKKIEEDLKKAEKEV
- the rplP gene encoding 50S ribosomal protein L16 translates to MSFLAPKKTKFRKSQRGTLKGKAFRGNKVSFGEYGIQALEACWLTQRQIEAGRVALVRALRKGAKVWVQVFPDKPYTRKPNEVRMGGGKGDPEGFVAVVRPGKILYEFSGVSEEVAQEAHKLVDAKLPIKTRLVKAGGTW
- the rpmC gene encoding 50S ribosomal protein L29, translating into MKAKELRKLSLQDLIKKEQELRRELLRLRFKKKIEGLPNPMEIRKVKKDLARVLTLIREKQLRGEA
- the rpsQ gene encoding 30S ribosomal protein S17 — protein: MMEKQWHQKRKEFVGVVVSDKMDKTVVVKVDRKVAHPIYKKHIIKSKKYHAHDPNNECRVGDLVVIRETRPLSKTKRWVVVKILQRAKSPEEVLENK